A window of the Natronospira proteinivora genome harbors these coding sequences:
- a CDS encoding efflux RND transporter permease subunit — protein sequence MKIATLTVNRPVFTTMMALIAVLVGLFALSRLPLDLMPDVTYPTLTVATNYENASPEEVEETITRRVEESVATVAGIEELTSVSSEGSSQVRVTFQWGVDLDVAANDIRDRLDRIVNALPEEADRPQLRKFDPASFPILIYGVASDLDPIALRSLIDEDLSYRIERIPGVATLDVWGGLERQIQIKVDPERIRALDLTLDQVRTALREANVTVPAGEVERGRLDVAVRTPGKFSTLEEIRNLTVARREGSQVRLGQIADVEDGHERISRLIRINEEPGVRIAVRKQAGSNTVDVADQVNAEMQRIQRDYPQLDLVPIVDQSEYIQNSVNNLTTTILYGGILAVFVLLVFLRNIRGTLVVAVAIPTSLIATFSLIYFGGFTLNLMTLGGLALGVGLMVDNAIVVLENISRVRKEEADDRSRAAVVGTSQVGPAIIASTITTLVIFAPLIFAQGMSGEMFSQLAYTVGFALICSLLVALTVVPMMASKILKDENGGSGRSLAKRMAAAMGRGFDAMELRYKELLELLLRHKPMTLSLAGLVFLLSLLLMPHIGAEFMPEADESEVRVSVEMEPGTRLEILDEVMKQVEDIVIPEVPEAESNYTRLGSSGWRGQGHTGEVRLSLVGVRDRDRSSAEIAADLRPLLEDIPGATIRTRAGQGLFLLRMGTGGGDGEQMEVEVRGFDLDRLDALSDDVEERLAGVEGISDTRRSREEGIPQELMLLNRDRAADLGVSMERAARTLEAAIGGVRAGEFTDEGREYDMFIRMRDSERLTQSQILNLTVRNDEGDQIALRNLVDVGEGVGPQQIDRKNQQRLAVVYANISGRDLGSVAADVQDVLRDIPMPDGYDAVVSGEFEEQQEAFSELGLAMIMAVLLVYMVLASLYESLRDPFIVMFTVPLAIIGVNVMLYLTGTTFNLQSLIGMIMLVGIVVNNSILIVDQTGRLQRGEGMRLNAAITEAGRRRLRPVLMTTLTTTFAMLPLALGIGEGADQQAPMARAVIGGLLSASFTTLLVIPVIYAIFHRRDDELEAETAVTPS from the coding sequence ATGAAAATCGCGACACTGACCGTCAACCGGCCCGTTTTTACCACCATGATGGCGCTCATCGCTGTCCTGGTGGGGTTATTTGCCCTGAGCCGGCTGCCGTTGGATTTGATGCCGGACGTGACTTATCCCACGCTCACCGTGGCTACGAATTACGAGAACGCCAGCCCGGAAGAGGTGGAAGAGACCATCACCCGGCGCGTTGAAGAATCCGTGGCCACTGTGGCCGGCATCGAAGAACTCACCTCTGTTTCCTCGGAAGGCAGCAGCCAGGTTCGCGTCACCTTCCAGTGGGGGGTAGACCTGGATGTGGCTGCCAATGACATCCGTGACCGCCTGGACCGTATCGTCAACGCCCTGCCGGAAGAGGCCGATCGCCCCCAGCTGCGCAAGTTTGACCCGGCCAGCTTTCCCATCCTCATCTATGGCGTTGCCAGTGATTTGGACCCCATTGCCCTGCGAAGCCTGATCGACGAGGACCTGAGCTACCGCATTGAGCGCATCCCGGGTGTGGCCACCCTGGATGTCTGGGGCGGGCTGGAACGCCAAATCCAGATTAAGGTGGATCCGGAACGGATTCGGGCCCTGGACCTGACACTGGATCAGGTTCGCACCGCGCTTCGGGAAGCCAATGTGACGGTGCCTGCAGGTGAGGTCGAGCGCGGCCGGCTGGACGTGGCGGTACGCACCCCGGGCAAGTTTTCCACGCTGGAGGAAATCCGTAACCTTACTGTGGCCCGGCGGGAGGGAAGTCAGGTTCGACTGGGCCAGATCGCGGATGTGGAAGATGGGCATGAACGCATCTCCCGGCTCATTCGTATCAATGAGGAACCCGGTGTCCGGATTGCTGTGCGCAAGCAGGCCGGGAGTAATACAGTTGATGTCGCCGACCAGGTCAATGCCGAAATGCAACGCATCCAGCGGGACTATCCCCAGCTGGATCTGGTGCCCATTGTCGATCAGTCCGAATACATCCAGAACTCGGTCAACAATCTGACCACCACTATTCTGTATGGCGGGATTCTGGCTGTATTCGTGCTACTGGTTTTTCTGCGAAATATACGAGGCACATTGGTCGTTGCGGTAGCGATCCCCACCTCGCTCATTGCCACCTTCTCGCTGATCTATTTTGGTGGTTTCACGCTCAACCTCATGACCCTGGGGGGGCTGGCTCTGGGCGTCGGGTTGATGGTGGATAATGCCATTGTGGTCCTGGAAAATATCTCCCGGGTCCGCAAGGAGGAGGCCGACGATCGCAGTCGGGCTGCCGTTGTGGGGACATCCCAGGTGGGACCGGCCATCATTGCCAGCACCATCACCACGCTGGTGATTTTCGCACCACTGATCTTCGCCCAGGGCATGTCCGGGGAAATGTTCAGCCAACTGGCCTATACCGTGGGCTTTGCGCTGATCTGTTCCTTGCTGGTTGCGCTGACTGTCGTACCCATGATGGCTTCAAAGATTCTCAAGGACGAGAACGGAGGCAGCGGTCGTAGCCTGGCCAAGCGGATGGCCGCCGCCATGGGACGTGGATTTGACGCCATGGAGCTTCGTTACAAGGAGCTGCTGGAGCTCTTGCTGCGGCACAAGCCCATGACCCTGTCCCTGGCCGGTCTGGTGTTCCTTCTGTCCTTGCTGCTCATGCCTCATATCGGGGCGGAGTTCATGCCCGAGGCGGATGAGAGTGAGGTTCGGGTGAGTGTGGAAATGGAACCCGGTACTCGTCTGGAGATCCTGGATGAGGTCATGAAGCAGGTGGAAGATATCGTGATCCCGGAAGTTCCCGAGGCTGAATCCAATTATACCCGTCTGGGTTCTTCCGGCTGGCGTGGACAAGGTCATACCGGGGAGGTCCGCCTCAGCCTGGTGGGCGTCAGGGACCGGGATCGCAGTAGTGCTGAAATCGCGGCCGACCTGCGCCCGCTGCTGGAAGATATCCCCGGCGCTACCATCCGTACCCGCGCCGGTCAGGGCCTGTTCCTGCTCCGCATGGGCACCGGCGGTGGCGATGGTGAGCAGATGGAAGTGGAAGTTCGTGGCTTCGACCTGGATCGCCTGGATGCCCTTTCTGACGACGTGGAAGAGCGGCTGGCCGGCGTGGAAGGGATTAGTGATACCCGACGCAGCCGGGAAGAAGGTATTCCGCAAGAACTGATGCTGCTCAACCGGGACCGGGCCGCCGACCTGGGTGTCTCCATGGAGCGGGCCGCCAGAACCCTGGAAGCCGCCATCGGCGGGGTCCGAGCCGGGGAATTTACGGATGAGGGCCGGGAATACGACATGTTCATCCGCATGCGTGATTCCGAGCGGTTGACCCAGTCTCAAATCCTGAATCTGACCGTGCGCAATGATGAAGGCGATCAGATTGCCTTGCGCAACCTGGTGGATGTGGGTGAGGGGGTTGGACCGCAGCAGATTGACCGCAAGAATCAGCAGCGCCTCGCGGTGGTCTATGCCAATATCAGCGGCCGGGACCTTGGCTCGGTGGCGGCGGATGTCCAGGATGTATTGCGGGATATTCCCATGCCCGATGGCTATGACGCGGTTGTCTCAGGGGAATTCGAGGAACAGCAGGAGGCTTTCTCTGAGCTGGGCCTGGCCATGATCATGGCGGTTCTTCTGGTCTACATGGTTCTCGCATCTCTATATGAATCCCTGCGCGATCCGTTCATCGTGATGTTCACAGTGCCCCTGGCCATTATCGGGGTCAATGTGATGCTGTATCTCACAGGCACCACCTTTAATCTGCAATCGCTGATCGGGATGATCATGCTGGTGGGAATTGTGGTGAATAACTCCATCCTGATTGTGGATCAGACCGGGCGGCTCCAGCGGGGGGAGGGGATGCGCCTGAATGCCGCCATCACCGAAGCGGGACGGCGACGGCTGCGCCCGGTACTCATGACCACGCTGACCACGACCTTCGCCATGTTGCCGCTGGCACTGGGCATTGGTGAGGGGGCGGATCAGCAGGCCCCCATGGCCCGGGCCGTCATTGGCGGTCTGTTGTCCGCCAGTTTCACCACTCTGCTGGTCATCCCGGTAATCTACGCCATTTTCCATCGCCGGGATGACGAGCTGGAGGCTGAAACGGCGGTCACCCCTTCTTGA
- a CDS encoding efflux RND transporter periplasmic adaptor subunit: MNIKKLLIFVAVLLGAALIWWLGQGERSGPGGGGWPGDGDRDQAVAVEVGQVSHQTIQDIAEYTGTLQAAHRFNLAPKVGGRLRSLEVDIGDRVSQGQVIARLDDEEFEQEVAEARAALQVAEAQLEDARANKVVREREYGRLADLREQGLASESEYDVGQSEYDAARANVRVNEAQVAQREAALGAARLRLSHATVRAEWNGGDENTERLVGERFVDEGSMVPANEPLITVLDTGSLRAVTFVTDRDFARMSRGQTVEIRSDAWPGEHFEGSVARIAPQLQEATRQARVEIDVPNEERRLSPGFFVKMRIQVEEVADARVVPNNAVTRYAGERGIFRVEAPDEDAGEERPKARFVPITLGIQTEQYSQILEPDIEGRVVTLGQHRLGDGTPLRISESD; this comes from the coding sequence ATGAACATAAAAAAGCTATTGATTTTCGTGGCCGTGCTGCTTGGCGCGGCCTTGATCTGGTGGTTGGGACAGGGGGAACGCTCCGGTCCCGGTGGCGGTGGCTGGCCCGGTGATGGCGACCGTGACCAGGCAGTTGCTGTTGAAGTCGGCCAGGTCAGTCACCAGACCATTCAGGATATTGCTGAATACACGGGAACCTTGCAGGCAGCTCACCGCTTCAATCTTGCGCCCAAGGTAGGGGGACGCCTGCGCAGCCTGGAGGTGGATATCGGTGACCGGGTCAGCCAGGGGCAGGTCATTGCCCGATTGGATGACGAAGAATTTGAGCAAGAGGTGGCAGAAGCCCGAGCCGCTCTGCAGGTTGCCGAGGCCCAGCTGGAGGATGCCCGGGCCAATAAGGTGGTTCGCGAGCGGGAATACGGCCGGCTGGCGGATTTGCGGGAGCAGGGCCTGGCTTCCGAATCGGAATATGATGTGGGCCAGTCCGAGTACGATGCCGCCCGAGCCAACGTCCGGGTCAATGAAGCCCAGGTGGCGCAGCGTGAAGCGGCCCTGGGGGCAGCTCGTCTGCGGCTTTCCCATGCCACGGTGCGTGCGGAATGGAATGGTGGTGATGAGAATACCGAGCGCCTGGTCGGTGAGCGATTTGTCGATGAGGGATCCATGGTTCCGGCCAATGAACCCCTGATTACCGTACTGGACACCGGTTCCCTGCGGGCCGTCACCTTCGTCACTGATCGGGATTTCGCGCGCATGAGCCGCGGGCAAACGGTGGAGATTCGGAGCGACGCCTGGCCCGGGGAGCATTTTGAGGGCTCGGTGGCGCGTATTGCCCCCCAGTTGCAGGAAGCGACCCGACAAGCCCGTGTTGAAATCGACGTACCCAACGAAGAGCGGCGGCTCAGCCCGGGATTCTTCGTCAAGATGCGTATTCAGGTAGAAGAGGTCGCCGATGCCCGCGTGGTCCCCAACAACGCGGTTACGCGCTATGCGGGAGAACGGGGTATTTTCCGCGTGGAAGCACCCGACGAGGACGCCGGCGAGGAGCGGCCCAAGGCCCGCTTTGTTCCCATCACACTGGGCATTCAAACCGAACAATACAGCCAGATCCTGGAGCCGGACATTGAAGGCCGGGTGGTCACCCTGGGGCAGCATCGGCTCGGGGACGGGACGCCCCTGCGAATCAGCGAGTCCGACTAA